From Bradyrhizobium sp. sBnM-33:
GCGAAGGGCCGACATTGATAATGGAGGCGGTTGCTTCAAGTGCCCCATTAACAATGCGCCAAAAACAAACGTCAGAATCTATTTTTCAAATAACGCTGCTCGGCGCTTCCGCCGATAGGTCATGTAGCCGACGCCGGCGAAGCCCAAGATCATCATCGCCCATGTGGAGGGCTCAGGGACGGCGGCGACGCCGATGTTGCCGCGAATTTCGCCACCTCCGAACTGTAACGTGTGAAAATTGATATACGAATGGCCGCCCAGAATGTTTGCTTTTTGTGCGGCAAGCGTCGTTCCGTTGCCTTCCGGCGCATCCCATTTCCCGCTGATGGTGCCGCCGACGCCGACTGCAAATGGCGTAAATACCATATCGTTCGGATTGTTGTCGTTGAAAGGCGCACCGAAGAATCCCCACACAGCAGGCCCGTTAGTGGTCGGTGTTACCAGCGGGCCGGCGTGAATGTGCGCGGCGACAAGGTTGTCGTTAGTGTCAGCAGTTTGCGTGCCGGTGAAGTCGATATTGAAGATCGTCGCCGTGAAGCTGAGTGCCGTCTGGGCCGTGTTTAGAACGAAGTCCGCCGTTCCGAACGAGGCAGGGCGCGGCGCCCCGAGTCCTGTTGTAGGCGCTGCCGCAGGGTTTTCAGCCGAATTACTCAGGTCGGCGTGGAGAAAAATGTCAGCGCGGGCGCCGGCGCTCGACAAAGTAAGGGCGAAGACAAGAAGTCCGGTAGCACCGGCAAAGGAACGGAACATATGCTTTCTCCAATCAGAAAATCAGCGACTAGGCCTCCTGACGGCAAAATGACCCGTAACGTAGAAATCACGGACAAACGGGTCCCGAGCAGTTGCCCGCAAAATAAAATTTAAATACCCCCGCATTAACTGCCCATTAATGATGGCGCAGCGTGCGATACATCGCAAGGTGCATATTTATTTTGGGGACGCTTTTGGTGCTCTATCCAACGGCAACTTGAACGTGTGGCAACGGGGGCATTCGTCCGATCTCCCCAATCTTCGCCACGGCCTTGCCGCGACTCAGGCCCTGCATCTGCCAGCGCAATTAATCGACAAGGAGCTCGGTTTTCTAAGTTGGACCGAAGGCGCTCAGAAGCCCGATCAGTATGGTGATGAGGCCGAGGCAAATCCATAACGCGGGTACGCTGGAGCCTGAGCCGGCAATGAGGATCCAGACACCAAAGCCGGTAATTCCGAGCGAGATCGCATGGGCAGCCGCTTTTTCCATGCTCTACCCAAACGGAAATGGAAGATCGGGGTCGATGATCGCCTCTAAGACTCGCATCGGGCGAAAACGTTCCGCTGAGCGCGGAAAAGCTGCCGGACAAGCCGGAAGTGCGCATCAATACCCTGGGGCGGCGGCGACTGCCCATCACCGGGAAACGTGCAAGGTGTTTGTAAGCGCAGCTTTGAGCGGCGCGATCGTCCCGGGGACTTCGACCGCGACTGAAGTCAATCCGACCTTCGCATTGATCAACGAGAACAAGAAAGCGAGTGCGCGTTTTTACACCGCATTGGAGGTGGCAGGCTCAACCCGGATCCCGAGCTGAGCAACGGCTCATTAGAAGGTGGGCGTTAACTTTTTCTTAAGCTTTTGGTTGAGATAATTCAGAGTTTAAGAAATTGCGAATCATCGGGCTGGAGATTTGCCATGCTCACGACGGTTCTCTTGATGGCCTTGGCCGCGCTGGGCGCTTGCACAGCTATTCTTGTCCGCTTCGAATTGTTAGCGCGAAGGCGAAGAGCGTAAGCCAATGCCCATTGGGGCGGCGAGGGTAGAGCAGCCGGACATCGGGAGCCGAGCGGCTGCGTAGAGCTACAGGTCGAAGACCACGCCAATTCTGTACTCTCTGCGCCACACAACGCGACAAGGAAGCTTTAGCTTGTCATCCGGTAAGATCAATGTGAACTCATCGGGAATGCGGATCAGCTCGGAAAAGTCCAGCGCCGCGCCCGTGCTGGATATATCACGAACGATACAAGGATACTTGTCGCCGCCGTAATCGATTTTGGCCGGCTTCATCACGCGAACACGTGGAGCGATCCGAGTATTCACCATCGCAATAGATCCACTTTAAAACACCGCTTAGTAGCACTGAACTCTTAAAGCGTTCCAAACACGGAACCCGTTTCAACCACATCGTGCCTTCTAATAGCGGCCCGAGCCCTGCTTGCTGCACGCCCAGCAGACGAACTGAGGCTCAGCGTCCGACAGCCACACATGGTCCCGCCAGCGATCGGCGTCGAGAACCGTCGAGTGGCCACAGTGAAAATCGCCGCATACCACGACACCGAATTCGCGCATCTCTTGGAATGTGATTTTCTGCGCGCGCAGCTTCGTGCCCAATTCTGCCAAGAATCGAAATCAGCCTGAATAAGCCATTTAAGGGGAGTGCCCTGGCGTGGCATGGCTCTGCGCATGTCGTCCGGCAACGTCGTGCGCAGGGCCTTCCATTGGGCGAGCACGAAGCGGGTCTTGATGCGCTGGAAGCCCGCCGGTTCACGCTAGCGGGCCTTTCCTTTGTCGGCGGCCGTACAGACGACGTTCTGATGGCGGACTATTTTGAACGTTCCCCCGGCAATGCCCCCAAAGCCCCCGCCGGGGGCCTCTGTGCGGCGGCCCCGGTGCGTTGCGTATGGCCGGGGCCGCTAACCGGTCGATTTAGCGCGGTATGCACATCATGGCTTGCCGACTCCATCGGTAATATGGGCCGCAAGGCGGAGATGGCTGGGATGTGGCCGGGCACACGTTCCGAACCGGCAAACCTTGCTGCCATCCATCGCGGACACAAGCCCCTTCAGACGTGCTGCTGCACCCGACTCCACATCCGCCCCCGGCCAAAGCTGGTTCGGCAAGAGCAAAAGCTACAAAGAAGGCCCCTAAGCAAGCAAAGCGGATCATCATGGCGGTTCCTCGTTGTCTTGAGTGCACGGGTAAAACTGGCGCCGTGATTATCGTTCCTTGCTCTGCTCGGATCCAAGCTGCCGAGTTCCGCAACTATGGGACAGGGTATTCGTTGTCTCGTACGGCGAGATTCCGGAGAAGTACCATCCCAACGGTTGCAGCTAGCGCTAAGCGCTCGACATGGCGCGTGGGCCAGAGAGTAGCCCGCAAGAATAGCGAGGAACGCGGGACCGTCACCGAACAAGATGGTTTGATCAAAGTGAAATGGGATGGTGGTCGGACCAGCTACTTCCGGCACGCTGACGAAGCTAACGTCGAGTTGGAGGCCGCGCCCGAGCGTCAGGCACCTGAGTTGCCCAATTCTGCCAAGAATCGGCCGCAGCCTGAATTAGCCATTCCGGTGGGTGACCGCAGTGGTACGGCCCGGCGTATGTCGTCCGGCAACGTCGTGCGTCGGGCCGCCTTGCTCACCCCGGCACTCTGTTCCACAAGGCGAAGGGTCCGGCGCCTTCTCATTCGATCGCGAGCGTGGACAACCTCATCTCTATCGAGGACCGCGATGAGCCGATGCACTGTATGCGTGGCGTCTCGTGGGCCTGGCGCGATGTATTCTCCGAGGATGCGCCTGGCATCCTCCATAGCTCGCGATAACGATCGCCACGCCGACGATGACACTTTCCATGACGAACCTCCGTCGTTGCGCAACTGGTTTGCAGATACAGTGCAGACAATCGGACACGGGAGGCGAACGCGTGACTGGCGTCAGTTTCTAACTGAGAACCTGGTGGCATCAAGGAGCCTCTGGATGCCTAACGCGGAATGTCCGCTCTGAAAAAATCCCCCGGCTGGTGTCGCAAAGGTGCAGGCCGGGCCTACAGCGACCCAGCACCTGCCAGACGATCGTGGGCCCCTCAATCGTCGTAGTAGTGGCGGCGACGCGGCCGTGGATAGTCGTCATAGTATCTGTCGCCGCGATACCTGCGGTATTGTCGCGCCGCTTGATCCCTCGGGTGAAGAGAGCCGGTCGGATAGCACATGCCGTCGCGAGCA
This genomic window contains:
- a CDS encoding PilZ domain-containing protein, translating into MVNTRIAPRVRVMKPAKIDYGGDKYPCIVRDISSTGAALDFSELIRIPDEFTLILPDDKLKLPCRVVWRREYRIGVVFDL